The proteins below come from a single Asanoa ferruginea genomic window:
- a CDS encoding Rieske (2Fe-2S) protein: protein MSKEETVTSRRTLLAGVGAVGAVTVLTACGADSDAGSGATSGQTAGPADPTDEPTGDANEGGGEVLGKVADVPVGGGAIFAASQMVVTQPTEGQFHGFRAVCTHQGCPIASVDSGTINCSCHGSKFALDSGEPRNGPATRALTAREVTVKGDDIVLA, encoded by the coding sequence ATGAGTAAGGAAGAGACGGTGACGAGCCGGCGCACGCTGCTGGCGGGCGTAGGAGCGGTGGGGGCAGTGACCGTTCTGACCGCCTGTGGCGCCGACAGCGACGCCGGGTCGGGAGCGACCTCGGGGCAGACCGCGGGGCCGGCCGATCCGACCGACGAGCCGACCGGCGATGCCAACGAAGGCGGCGGCGAGGTTCTCGGCAAGGTCGCGGACGTGCCGGTCGGTGGCGGCGCGATCTTCGCGGCCTCCCAGATGGTCGTGACGCAGCCGACCGAGGGCCAGTTTCACGGGTTCCGGGCGGTGTGCACCCACCAGGGCTGCCCGATCGCCAGCGTCGACAGCGGCACGATCAACTGCAGTTGCCACGGCAGCAAGTTCGCGCTCGACAGTGGTGAGCCGCGCAACGGGCCGGCGACCCGGGCCCTGACCGCCCGCGAGGTCACGGTCAAGGGCGACGACATCGTCCTGGCCTAG
- a CDS encoding GGDEF domain-containing phosphodiesterase: MTADLTTCVPAGTFVEPATLCDHVATLARERRTGFAVARLGIYDYREIRSSLGPAVATELLDRISARIADCLDERDAVSVLPDGDLLIVLDHTDHLDQRLRELVARGSGWTSAVYGQLSAGAAAARPGEDGETVLSRASLALEEASRRAPGAVTVCSSPMMATAQQRVSLDIDLRRAVEADRLTVHYQPVVALDGGRIVGYEALARWPDQERGWVSPDAFIPAAERNGLISDIGLRVLRQALRDKRRYGGSFDTWLSVNVSVVQLDDDTFADQVLRAMADEGMSGEQLRIEVTESALLASARSRAQLIELRRAGIRVLVDDFGTGFSSLASVRRLPIDGIKISRELLHDEEPGLPDPTVVRAVRLLAAGAGVTDIIAEGVESALEVRTLAALGMPYAQGFHLGRPAPASRALRWPLAPASVN, translated from the coding sequence GTGACAGCGGACCTGACGACGTGCGTGCCTGCCGGCACTTTCGTCGAGCCGGCTACTCTGTGTGATCACGTCGCTACGCTGGCCCGCGAGCGACGGACCGGTTTCGCCGTCGCCCGCCTCGGCATCTACGACTATCGCGAGATCCGCAGCTCGCTCGGCCCCGCTGTGGCCACCGAACTGCTCGACCGGATCAGCGCCCGGATCGCCGACTGCCTCGACGAGCGCGACGCGGTCTCGGTGCTCCCCGACGGCGACCTGCTCATCGTCCTCGACCACACCGACCACCTCGACCAGCGCCTACGCGAACTCGTTGCCCGCGGCAGCGGCTGGACCTCAGCGGTATACGGGCAGCTCAGCGCCGGCGCCGCCGCGGCCCGCCCGGGCGAAGACGGCGAGACCGTGCTGTCCCGGGCCAGCCTCGCCCTCGAGGAAGCCAGCCGGCGCGCGCCCGGCGCCGTCACCGTATGTAGCTCCCCCATGATGGCCACCGCGCAGCAGCGGGTCTCCCTCGACATCGACCTGCGCCGAGCCGTGGAGGCCGACCGGCTCACCGTGCACTACCAGCCGGTGGTGGCGCTCGACGGCGGCCGGATCGTCGGCTACGAGGCCCTCGCCCGCTGGCCCGACCAGGAGCGCGGCTGGGTCTCGCCGGACGCCTTCATCCCGGCCGCCGAACGCAACGGCCTGATCAGCGACATCGGCCTGCGGGTGCTCCGGCAGGCCCTGCGCGACAAGCGGCGCTACGGCGGCAGCTTCGACACCTGGCTGTCGGTCAACGTGAGCGTCGTCCAGCTCGACGACGACACGTTCGCCGACCAGGTGCTGCGCGCGATGGCCGACGAGGGCATGAGTGGGGAGCAGCTGCGGATCGAGGTCACCGAGTCGGCCCTGCTCGCCTCGGCCCGGTCCCGCGCCCAGCTGATCGAGCTGCGCCGGGCCGGCATCAGGGTGCTCGTCGACGACTTCGGCACCGGCTTCTCGTCGCTGGCCAGCGTGCGGCGGCTGCCGATCGACGGCATAAAGATCTCCCGCGAACTGCTCCACGACGAAGAGCCAGGACTGCCAGACCCCACCGTCGTACGCGCGGTCCGCCTGCTCGCGGCCGGCGCCGGGGTCACCGACATCATCGCCGAGGGCGTGGAGAGCGCCCTCGAGGTGCGCACCCTCGCCGCCCTCGGCATGCCCTACGCGCAGGGCTTCCACCTGGGTCGCCCGGCACCGGCCTCGCGCGCCCTGCGCTGGCCGCTCGCCCCGGCCAGCGTCAACTAG
- a CDS encoding oxidoreductase yields the protein MTTTSISGGVLRLADGLTITRMGYGAMQLAGPQAFGPPRDHDEALAVLREAVDRGVTHIDTSDYYGPVVVNRLIREALHPYPDNLVIATKVGSRRLPNGAWMQSLHPEDLKAQVYDNLRNLGVDALDLVNLRVGGVEETRDDPLAAPFGALAELRAQGLIRHLGLSGVTIGQLREAQSIAPVVAVQNLYNLAKRSDDALVDTVAAENIAFLGYFPLGGFSPLQSTTLHYVAGRLGATSQQVALAWLLQRSPTMALIPGTSSVAHLRDNLAAADLVLPADAVAELDGFAAEG from the coding sequence ATGACGACGACATCGATCTCCGGAGGCGTGCTGCGCCTCGCTGACGGACTCACCATCACCCGCATGGGCTACGGCGCGATGCAACTGGCCGGACCGCAGGCGTTCGGCCCGCCGCGCGACCACGACGAGGCCCTCGCCGTGCTGCGGGAGGCGGTCGACCGCGGCGTCACCCACATCGACACGAGTGACTATTACGGACCCGTAGTGGTCAACCGGCTGATCCGCGAAGCTCTGCACCCGTACCCGGACAATCTGGTTATCGCCACCAAGGTGGGGTCGCGCCGCCTTCCGAACGGCGCCTGGATGCAGTCGCTGCACCCCGAAGATCTCAAGGCTCAGGTGTACGACAATCTGCGCAACCTTGGCGTCGACGCGCTCGACCTGGTCAATCTGCGGGTCGGCGGCGTCGAGGAGACCCGCGACGATCCGCTGGCCGCGCCGTTCGGCGCCCTGGCCGAGTTGCGCGCGCAGGGCCTGATCCGGCACCTCGGGCTCAGCGGCGTCACGATCGGCCAACTCCGCGAGGCGCAGTCGATCGCGCCGGTCGTTGCGGTGCAGAACCTCTACAACCTCGCGAAGCGGTCAGACGACGCACTGGTCGACACGGTCGCCGCGGAGAACATCGCGTTCCTCGGATATTTCCCGCTGGGCGGCTTCTCGCCGCTCCAGTCGACCACCCTGCACTACGTGGCCGGCCGGCTGGGCGCCACGTCGCAGCAGGTCGCGCTGGCCTGGCTGCTCCAGCGGTCGCCGACGATGGCGCTGATCCCCGGCACCTCGTCGGTGGCGCACCTGCGCGACAACCTGGCCGCGGCCGACCTGGTGCTTCCGGCCGACGCGGTCGCCGAGCTGGACGGGTTCGCCGCGGAGGGCTAG
- a CDS encoding helix-turn-helix transcriptional regulator, protein METRNALGEFLRAHREQITPEEVGLGKGVGVRRVPGLRREEVAMLAGISSDYYLRLEQGRDRRPSVQVLDALARVLRLDADATAYMISLSQPSSRTATRPAATATTVPESVRHLLDELISPAIVQTRWLDVLAANRMALALSPNLAPGTNRLRAAFLDPAERAFHRDWPEAVARAVAGLRADAIGHGDDPQLATLVGELSLKSEEFRQLWARHDVRRPEGRFSLMRHPEVGDLDLFGDKLTIGGTDGLVLNVYHAEPGSESARSLALLGSLAAST, encoded by the coding sequence GTGGAGACCCGCAACGCGCTCGGTGAGTTCCTGCGCGCCCACCGCGAGCAGATCACGCCCGAGGAGGTCGGCCTGGGCAAGGGCGTCGGCGTGCGGCGGGTGCCCGGCCTGCGCCGCGAGGAGGTCGCGATGCTCGCGGGCATCAGCTCCGACTACTACCTGCGGCTGGAGCAGGGGCGCGACCGGCGTCCGTCGGTGCAGGTGCTCGACGCGCTGGCCCGGGTGCTGCGGCTGGACGCCGACGCGACGGCGTACATGATCAGTCTCAGTCAGCCCTCCTCCCGCACCGCCACGCGCCCGGCGGCCACCGCGACCACCGTCCCGGAGAGCGTGCGGCACCTGCTCGACGAGCTGATCTCGCCCGCGATCGTGCAGACCCGCTGGCTCGACGTGCTGGCCGCCAACCGGATGGCGCTCGCGCTGTCGCCCAACCTCGCACCCGGCACCAACCGGCTGCGCGCGGCGTTCCTCGACCCGGCCGAGCGCGCGTTCCACCGCGACTGGCCGGAAGCGGTCGCCCGCGCGGTCGCCGGCCTGCGTGCCGACGCGATCGGGCACGGCGACGACCCGCAACTGGCCACATTGGTCGGTGAGCTGTCGCTCAAGAGCGAGGAGTTCCGGCAGCTCTGGGCGCGACACGACGTGCGCCGACCGGAGGGCCGGTTCAGCCTGATGCGCCATCCCGAGGTGGGCGACCTCGACCTGTTCGGCGACAAGCTGACCATCGGCGGCACCGACGGGCTGGTGCTCAACGTCTACCACGCCGAGCCCGGCAGCGAGTCGGCCCGCTCGCTCGCACTGCTCGGCTCGCTCGCCGCGTCCACTTAG
- a CDS encoding DeoR/GlpR family DNA-binding transcription regulator → MYAEERQEEILRVARAQGRVDVTALADDFRVTAETIRRDLTVLERAGVLRRVHGGAIPVERIGFEPALAARDSVLITEKERIAKAALAELPDEGAVILDAGSTTARLAQALPADRELFVVVNSPVLATVLGTRANLTVLLLGGRVRGKTLATVDDWALRPLADMYVDVAFMGTNGCSVERGLTTPDPAEATVKRAMIAAARRVVLLADHTKIGNDYLARFGALDDLDVLITDTGVDAELAGDVEAAGVRVVRA, encoded by the coding sequence ATGTACGCGGAGGAGCGGCAAGAGGAGATCCTGCGGGTCGCCCGGGCACAGGGGCGGGTCGACGTGACCGCGCTGGCCGACGACTTCCGGGTCACCGCCGAGACCATCCGCCGCGACCTGACCGTCCTGGAGCGGGCCGGCGTGCTCCGCCGGGTGCACGGCGGCGCGATCCCGGTCGAGCGGATCGGTTTCGAGCCGGCGCTGGCGGCCCGCGACTCGGTGCTGATCACCGAGAAGGAGCGGATCGCCAAGGCGGCCCTGGCCGAGTTGCCCGACGAGGGTGCGGTGATCCTCGACGCCGGCAGCACCACGGCCCGGCTGGCGCAGGCGCTGCCCGCCGACCGCGAGCTGTTCGTCGTGGTCAACTCGCCGGTCCTGGCCACCGTGCTCGGCACCCGGGCCAACCTCACGGTGCTGCTGCTCGGCGGGCGGGTCCGGGGCAAGACGCTGGCCACCGTCGACGACTGGGCGCTGCGCCCGCTCGCCGACATGTATGTCGACGTCGCGTTCATGGGCACCAACGGCTGCTCGGTCGAACGCGGACTGACCACACCGGACCCGGCCGAGGCGACGGTCAAGCGGGCGATGATCGCCGCGGCCCGCCGGGTGGTCCTGCTCGCCGACCACACGAAGATCGGAAACGACTACCTGGCCCGGTTCGGCGCGCTTGACGACCTCGACGTGCTGATCACCGACACCGGCGTCGACGCCGAGTTGGCGGGCGACGTCGAGGCCGCCGGGGTGAGGGTGGTCCGCGCATGA
- a CDS encoding PTS mannitol transporter subunit IICB codes for MTTTEETSYTPPVQGTGFRATVQRFGGNLAAMVMPNIGAFIAWGLITALFIPTGWIPNEDFGQLVNPMIFFLLPILIGYTGGRLVHGQRGAVVGAVATVGIAVGAGAVMGTELNNASPMFLGAMIIGPATAWLLKQFDALVEDRIRPGFEMLVNNFSAGIIGGGMALIGAWAIGPVMRTVTNTAGDWVSWLVDRNLLPLASVLVEPAKVLFLNNAINHGVFGPLGVAEAAETGKSVLFMIESNPGPGLGLLLAFFFFGPRNLRASTPAAMIIQFLGGIHEIYFPYVLMKPRLVIAMIAGGAAGVGTFMITGAGLTATPSPGSIFAYFAVTPRGGYIPMILGVVIAAGVTFAVAAALLGFGRLEPKENPLAADGDAAVIAPDADPQPGTQPEPAREREPAVAGSVPEQRTANP; via the coding sequence GTGACAACGACCGAGGAAACCAGCTACACGCCTCCGGTGCAGGGCACCGGATTCCGCGCCACCGTGCAGCGGTTCGGTGGCAACCTGGCCGCGATGGTGATGCCCAACATCGGCGCGTTCATCGCCTGGGGCCTCATCACCGCGCTGTTCATCCCGACCGGCTGGATACCCAACGAAGACTTCGGGCAGCTCGTCAACCCGATGATCTTCTTCCTGCTGCCGATCCTGATCGGTTACACCGGCGGCCGGCTCGTGCACGGGCAGCGCGGTGCCGTGGTCGGCGCCGTCGCGACCGTGGGCATCGCGGTCGGTGCCGGCGCCGTGATGGGCACCGAACTCAACAACGCGTCGCCGATGTTCCTCGGCGCGATGATCATCGGGCCGGCGACCGCCTGGTTGCTCAAGCAGTTCGACGCGCTGGTCGAAGACCGCATCCGGCCCGGTTTCGAGATGCTGGTCAACAACTTCTCCGCCGGCATCATCGGCGGCGGCATGGCGCTCATCGGCGCCTGGGCGATAGGCCCCGTCATGCGGACCGTCACCAACACGGCCGGCGACTGGGTGAGCTGGCTGGTCGACCGCAACCTGCTGCCGCTGGCATCGGTGCTGGTCGAACCGGCCAAGGTGCTGTTCCTCAACAACGCCATCAACCACGGCGTGTTCGGCCCGCTCGGTGTCGCTGAGGCCGCGGAGACCGGCAAGTCCGTCCTGTTCATGATCGAGTCCAACCCGGGGCCCGGCCTCGGCCTGCTCCTGGCGTTCTTCTTCTTCGGACCGCGCAATCTGCGCGCCAGCACCCCGGCCGCCATGATCATCCAGTTCCTCGGCGGCATCCACGAGATCTACTTCCCCTACGTGCTGATGAAGCCCCGCCTGGTCATCGCGATGATCGCTGGTGGCGCGGCCGGCGTCGGCACCTTCATGATCACCGGCGCCGGGCTGACCGCGACGCCGTCGCCGGGCAGCATCTTCGCCTACTTCGCGGTCACGCCGCGGGGCGGCTACATCCCGATGATCCTCGGCGTGGTGATCGCGGCCGGCGTGACGTTCGCGGTCGCCGCGGCCCTGCTCGGCTTCGGTCGCCTCGAACCCAAGGAAAACCCGCTGGCCGCCGACGGCGACGCCGCCGTCATCGCGCCCGACGCCGACCCCCAGCCCGGCACCCAGCCGGAGCCCGCCCGCGAGCGCGAGCCCGCGGTCGCCGGCAGCGTCCCCGAGCAACGCACCGCCAACCCCTGA
- a CDS encoding PTS lactose transporter subunit IIB, giving the protein MATIKGSDIHKVVVACDAGMGSSVMLASQLRRQLKKHQVTVEHTPVNSIPADADVVVCHAGLASRARGSAPDKVIVPVQVFIGDPAITKLVKVVESGGELNG; this is encoded by the coding sequence ATGGCCACCATCAAGGGCAGCGACATCCACAAGGTCGTCGTGGCCTGCGACGCCGGTATGGGCAGCAGCGTCATGCTCGCCAGCCAGCTCCGGCGGCAGCTCAAGAAGCACCAGGTCACCGTCGAGCACACCCCGGTCAACTCGATCCCGGCCGACGCCGACGTGGTGGTCTGCCACGCCGGCCTGGCCAGCCGCGCCCGGGGCAGCGCGCCCGACAAGGTCATCGTGCCGGTGCAGGTGTTCATCGGCGACCCGGCCATCACCAAGCTGGTGAAGGTCGTCGAGTCCGGCGGCGAGCTCAATGGCTGA
- a CDS encoding PTS sugar transporter subunit IIA, translated as MAEGLGALLDPRAIRLTEVAADRDAAIRRCGEVLVDVGAVAPAYVDAMLAREQSISTYVGEGVAIPHGTLAGKETVLRDALAVVRFPDGVDWGGQPVAVCVAIAARGDGHVEVLGELAQILLDPDRAAALRAATDSATVYDLLTPIEETA; from the coding sequence ATGGCTGAGGGGCTCGGCGCGCTGCTCGACCCGCGGGCCATCCGGCTCACCGAGGTCGCGGCCGACCGCGACGCCGCCATCCGCCGCTGCGGCGAGGTGCTGGTCGACGTCGGCGCGGTCGCACCGGCGTACGTCGACGCGATGCTGGCCCGCGAGCAGTCGATCTCCACCTACGTCGGCGAGGGTGTGGCCATCCCGCACGGCACCCTCGCCGGCAAGGAGACCGTGCTGCGCGACGCGCTGGCGGTCGTGCGCTTCCCCGACGGCGTCGACTGGGGCGGCCAGCCGGTCGCCGTCTGCGTCGCCATCGCGGCCCGCGGCGACGGGCACGTCGAGGTGCTCGGCGAGCTCGCCCAGATCCTGCTCGACCCCGACCGGGCCGCGGCGCTGCGCGCGGCCACCGACAGTGCGACGGTCTACGACCTGTTGACCCCGATCGAGGAGACCGCATGA
- a CDS encoding zinc-dependent dehydrogenase: MKVVRFHAPGDVRVEDAPEPTRTGGDVLIRVHNCSTCGTDVKIFKFGHHHIRPPRVMGHEIAGEVVDGGDTGWRAGDRVQVIAAIPCGQCGECRRGRMTVCPNQESMGYHYDGGFAELMLVPAKVLAVDGLNKIPDGIGYAEASVAEPLACVLNGQNLARVGEGDDVVVMGAGPIGCLHVRLARARGAQRVFLVDLNPDRLALSADRVQPDAAICGANTDVVDEVRKLTDGRGADVVITAAAAKAAQEQAFALAARQARISFFGGLPKDDPVIRVDSNVVHYQELTIVGANGSSPAHNKQALELIASGAVPVADLITHRLPVTAALDAFDIVARGAAIKVTIEP, translated from the coding sequence ATGAAGGTCGTGCGCTTCCACGCGCCCGGCGACGTTCGCGTCGAAGACGCTCCCGAACCCACCCGCACCGGCGGCGACGTGTTGATCCGGGTGCACAACTGCTCCACCTGCGGCACCGACGTGAAGATCTTCAAGTTCGGGCACCACCACATCCGGCCGCCCCGGGTGATGGGCCACGAGATCGCCGGCGAGGTCGTCGACGGCGGCGACACGGGCTGGCGCGCGGGCGACCGCGTCCAGGTGATCGCCGCCATCCCCTGTGGACAGTGCGGCGAGTGCCGGCGCGGCCGGATGACGGTCTGCCCCAACCAGGAGTCGATGGGCTACCACTACGACGGCGGTTTCGCGGAACTGATGCTCGTACCCGCGAAGGTCCTCGCCGTCGACGGCCTGAACAAGATCCCGGACGGCATCGGGTACGCCGAAGCGTCCGTCGCCGAACCTCTCGCCTGCGTGCTCAACGGGCAGAACCTGGCCCGGGTCGGCGAAGGTGACGACGTGGTCGTGATGGGCGCCGGCCCGATCGGCTGCCTGCACGTGCGGCTGGCCCGGGCCAGGGGCGCACAGCGGGTGTTCCTGGTCGACCTCAACCCCGACCGGCTCGCGTTGTCGGCCGACCGGGTCCAGCCGGACGCCGCGATCTGCGGCGCCAACACCGACGTGGTCGACGAGGTGCGCAAGCTCACCGACGGCCGTGGTGCCGACGTGGTGATCACCGCCGCGGCGGCGAAGGCGGCGCAGGAGCAGGCGTTCGCCCTCGCCGCGCGGCAGGCCCGGATCAGCTTCTTCGGCGGCCTGCCCAAGGACGATCCGGTGATCCGGGTCGACAGCAACGTCGTGCACTACCAGGAGCTGACCATCGTCGGCGCCAACGGCTCCAGCCCGGCACACAACAAGCAGGCGCTCGAGCTGATCGCCTCGGGCGCGGTGCCGGTCGCCGACCTGATCACTCACCGGCTGCCCGTGACGGCGGCGCTGGACGCCTTCGACATCGTCGCGCGTGGCGCCGCCATCAAGGTCACCATCGAGCCCTGA